A window from Eubalaena glacialis isolate mEubGla1 chromosome 1, mEubGla1.1.hap2.+ XY, whole genome shotgun sequence encodes these proteins:
- the ZWINT gene encoding ZW10 interactor isoform X3: protein MDSRKKDKLLCSQLQVVDFLQNFLVQEGTAQDLNPLASEDMSRQKAIEVKEQWKELKATYQEHVEAITSSLTQALPKVEEAQRKQAQLQEALEQLQAKKQVAMEKLRIVQKQWQLQQEKRLQHLAVVSSEVRERQTGTQQELERLYQELGTLKQQAEQEQYKLQRHQTFLHLLYTLQGKLLFHEAEAEAEMPQELDLPKDKPQQLTQPQEQNIRDTMGRDEGVSSKANNPQPAGDTGLPWLPGRQQHGEGS, encoded by the exons ATG GACTCCCGGAAGAAAGACAAGCTACTCTGCAGCCAGCTTCAAGTAGTAGACTTCCTGCAGAATTTCTTGGTTCAGGAAGGCACTGCCCAGGACCTGAACCCCTTGGCTTCTGAAGACATGAGCC GGCAGAAGGCAATTGAAGTCAAAGAGCAATGGAAAGAGCTGAAGGCCACCTACCAAGAGCACGTGGAGGCCATCACAAGTTCCCTGACCCAGGCACTGCCCAAGGTGGAGGAGGCCCAAAGGAAGCAGGCCCAGCTCCAGGAGGCCCTTGAACAACTCCAGGCCAAG AAGCAAGTGGCCATGGAAAAACTCAGAATAGTCCAGAAGCAGTGGCAGCTACAACAG GAGAAGCGTCTGCAGCATCTGGCAGTGGTTTCTTCAGAGGTGAGGGAGCGTCAGACAGGAACTCAGCAGGAGCTTGAACGGCTGTATCAGGAACTTGGAACCCTGAAGCAGCAGGCAGAGCAGGAGCAGTACAAGCTGCAGAG GCACCAGACCTTCCTCCACCTGCTATATACCCTTCAGGGTAAGCTGCTATTCCATGAGgctgaggcagaggcagagatgcCACAAGAGCTGGATCTTCCTAAGGATAAGCCCCAGCAGCTGACCCAGCCCCAGGAGCAGAACATTCGGGACACCATGGGGAGAGATGAGGGTGTGTCCTCCAAG GCCAACAACCCACAGCCTGCTGGAGATACAGGCTTACCATGGCTTCCTGGGAGACAGCAACATGGGGAAGGATCCTAG
- the ZWINT gene encoding ZW10 interactor isoform X1, with the protein MEAAETKAEAAAREALAKVADILEPIGLQEEAELPVQILAEFVMDSRKKDKLLCSQLQVVDFLQNFLVQEGTAQDLNPLASEDMSRQKAIEVKEQWKELKATYQEHVEAITSSLTQALPKVEEAQRKQAQLQEALEQLQAKKQVAMEKLRIVQKQWQLQQEKRLQHLAVVSSEVRERQTGTQQELERLYQELGTLKQQAEQEQYKLQRHQTFLHLLYTLQGKLLFHEAEAEAEMPQELDLPKDKPQQLTQPQEQNIRDTMGRDEGVSSKANNPQPAGDTGLPWLPGRQQHGEGS; encoded by the exons ATGGAGGCGGCAGAGACTAAGGCGGAGGCTGCTGCCCGAGA GGCCCTGGCCAAGGTGGCAGACATCCTGGAGCCTATAGGTCTTCAGGAGGAGGCAGAACTGCCCGTGCAGATCCTGGCTGAGTTTGTGATG GACTCCCGGAAGAAAGACAAGCTACTCTGCAGCCAGCTTCAAGTAGTAGACTTCCTGCAGAATTTCTTGGTTCAGGAAGGCACTGCCCAGGACCTGAACCCCTTGGCTTCTGAAGACATGAGCC GGCAGAAGGCAATTGAAGTCAAAGAGCAATGGAAAGAGCTGAAGGCCACCTACCAAGAGCACGTGGAGGCCATCACAAGTTCCCTGACCCAGGCACTGCCCAAGGTGGAGGAGGCCCAAAGGAAGCAGGCCCAGCTCCAGGAGGCCCTTGAACAACTCCAGGCCAAG AAGCAAGTGGCCATGGAAAAACTCAGAATAGTCCAGAAGCAGTGGCAGCTACAACAG GAGAAGCGTCTGCAGCATCTGGCAGTGGTTTCTTCAGAGGTGAGGGAGCGTCAGACAGGAACTCAGCAGGAGCTTGAACGGCTGTATCAGGAACTTGGAACCCTGAAGCAGCAGGCAGAGCAGGAGCAGTACAAGCTGCAGAG GCACCAGACCTTCCTCCACCTGCTATATACCCTTCAGGGTAAGCTGCTATTCCATGAGgctgaggcagaggcagagatgcCACAAGAGCTGGATCTTCCTAAGGATAAGCCCCAGCAGCTGACCCAGCCCCAGGAGCAGAACATTCGGGACACCATGGGGAGAGATGAGGGTGTGTCCTCCAAG GCCAACAACCCACAGCCTGCTGGAGATACAGGCTTACCATGGCTTCCTGGGAGACAGCAACATGGGGAAGGATCCTAG
- the ZWINT gene encoding ZW10 interactor isoform X2, with amino-acid sequence MEAAETKAEAAAREALAKVADILEPIGLQEEAELPVQILAEFVMDSRKKDKLLCSQLQVVDFLQNFLVQEGTAQDLNPLASEDMSRQKAIEVKEQWKELKATYQEHVEAITSSLTQALPKVEEAQRKQAQLQEALEQLQAKKQVAMEKLRIVQKQWQLQQEKRLQHLAVVSSEVRERQTGTQQELERLYQELGTLKQQAEQEQYKLQRHQTFLHLLYTLQGKLLFHEAEAEAEMPQELDLPKDKPQQLTQPQEQNIRDTMGRDEGVSSKEKN; translated from the exons ATGGAGGCGGCAGAGACTAAGGCGGAGGCTGCTGCCCGAGA GGCCCTGGCCAAGGTGGCAGACATCCTGGAGCCTATAGGTCTTCAGGAGGAGGCAGAACTGCCCGTGCAGATCCTGGCTGAGTTTGTGATG GACTCCCGGAAGAAAGACAAGCTACTCTGCAGCCAGCTTCAAGTAGTAGACTTCCTGCAGAATTTCTTGGTTCAGGAAGGCACTGCCCAGGACCTGAACCCCTTGGCTTCTGAAGACATGAGCC GGCAGAAGGCAATTGAAGTCAAAGAGCAATGGAAAGAGCTGAAGGCCACCTACCAAGAGCACGTGGAGGCCATCACAAGTTCCCTGACCCAGGCACTGCCCAAGGTGGAGGAGGCCCAAAGGAAGCAGGCCCAGCTCCAGGAGGCCCTTGAACAACTCCAGGCCAAG AAGCAAGTGGCCATGGAAAAACTCAGAATAGTCCAGAAGCAGTGGCAGCTACAACAG GAGAAGCGTCTGCAGCATCTGGCAGTGGTTTCTTCAGAGGTGAGGGAGCGTCAGACAGGAACTCAGCAGGAGCTTGAACGGCTGTATCAGGAACTTGGAACCCTGAAGCAGCAGGCAGAGCAGGAGCAGTACAAGCTGCAGAG GCACCAGACCTTCCTCCACCTGCTATATACCCTTCAGGGTAAGCTGCTATTCCATGAGgctgaggcagaggcagagatgcCACAAGAGCTGGATCTTCCTAAGGATAAGCCCCAGCAGCTGACCCAGCCCCAGGAGCAGAACATTCGGGACACCATGGGGAGAGATGAGGGTGTGTCCTCCAAG GAGAAAAACTAA
- the ZWINT gene encoding ZW10 interactor isoform X4, producing the protein MEAAETKAEAAAREALAKVADILEPIGLQEEAELPVQILAEFVMDSRKKDKLLCSQLQVVDFLQNFLVQEGTAQDLNPLASEDMSRQKAIEVKEQWKELKATYQEHVEAITSSLTQALPKVEEAQRKQAQLQEALEQLQAKKQVAMEKLRIVQKQWQLQQEKRLQHLAVVSSEVRERQTGTQQELERLYQELGTLKQQAEQEQYKLQRRKTKTGISCA; encoded by the exons ATGGAGGCGGCAGAGACTAAGGCGGAGGCTGCTGCCCGAGA GGCCCTGGCCAAGGTGGCAGACATCCTGGAGCCTATAGGTCTTCAGGAGGAGGCAGAACTGCCCGTGCAGATCCTGGCTGAGTTTGTGATG GACTCCCGGAAGAAAGACAAGCTACTCTGCAGCCAGCTTCAAGTAGTAGACTTCCTGCAGAATTTCTTGGTTCAGGAAGGCACTGCCCAGGACCTGAACCCCTTGGCTTCTGAAGACATGAGCC GGCAGAAGGCAATTGAAGTCAAAGAGCAATGGAAAGAGCTGAAGGCCACCTACCAAGAGCACGTGGAGGCCATCACAAGTTCCCTGACCCAGGCACTGCCCAAGGTGGAGGAGGCCCAAAGGAAGCAGGCCCAGCTCCAGGAGGCCCTTGAACAACTCCAGGCCAAG AAGCAAGTGGCCATGGAAAAACTCAGAATAGTCCAGAAGCAGTGGCAGCTACAACAG GAGAAGCGTCTGCAGCATCTGGCAGTGGTTTCTTCAGAGGTGAGGGAGCGTCAGACAGGAACTCAGCAGGAGCTTGAACGGCTGTATCAGGAACTTGGAACCCTGAAGCAGCAGGCAGAGCAGGAGCAGTACAAGCTGCAGAG GAGAAAAACTAAAACTGGGATTTCATGTGCCTGA